From a region of the Methylocystis hirsuta genome:
- the istA gene encoding IS21 family transposase: MFAVEIYAAVRRFVFIEGNSRREAARVFGLSRDTVAKMCRYSAPPGYVRTKAPERPKLGPLLPVIDAILDTDKMAPPKQRHTAKRIFERLRDEHGFAGGYTVVKDYVRLARSRSREVFVPLAHPPGHAQVDFGECVGVIGGVRMKLHVFCFDLPQSDACFIKAYAAETTEAFLDGHVSAFAFFGGVPLSILYDNLKIAVAKILGGGERRRTQAFTELVSHFLFDDRFGRPGKGNDKGKVEGLVKYSRANFLTPVPHAPSLEALNARLAERCRARQNERAGRHEQTIGERLVADMAAFRELPATPFEACHKVATKVSSLSLVRYRTNDYSVPTKYGFRDVLAKGFVDEVAIFCDGALIARHARSYARDDFIFEPRHYLALLEQKPGALDQAAPLQGWTLPETLAHLRRLLETRMGKRGKREFIQVLRLTEVFPEAVVIGAALDAIRLGAIGFDAVKQLVIARTENRPAHLDLSAYPYLPSLNVKTTSPADYLALVSREAA, translated from the coding sequence ATGTTTGCGGTGGAGATTTACGCGGCGGTTCGACGCTTTGTTTTCATTGAGGGCAATAGCCGGCGTGAAGCGGCGCGGGTGTTTGGACTGAGCCGGGACACGGTGGCGAAGATGTGCCGCTATTCGGCGCCGCCGGGTTACGTGCGCACCAAGGCTCCGGAGCGGCCAAAGCTGGGGCCGTTGCTTCCGGTGATCGACGCCATCCTGGACACCGACAAGATGGCGCCGCCGAAGCAGCGGCATACGGCGAAGCGGATTTTCGAACGGCTGCGGGATGAGCACGGCTTTGCCGGCGGCTACACGGTGGTGAAGGATTATGTGCGGCTGGCGCGCTCGCGCTCGCGCGAGGTGTTCGTGCCGCTCGCGCATCCGCCGGGTCATGCGCAGGTCGATTTTGGCGAATGCGTCGGCGTCATCGGCGGCGTGCGGATGAAGCTGCATGTGTTCTGCTTCGACCTGCCGCAGTCGGACGCCTGCTTCATCAAGGCCTATGCGGCGGAGACGACGGAGGCCTTTCTTGATGGCCATGTCTCGGCCTTCGCGTTCTTTGGCGGCGTTCCGCTGTCGATCCTCTACGACAATCTCAAGATCGCCGTGGCGAAGATACTGGGCGGCGGCGAACGGCGGCGCACGCAAGCCTTTACCGAACTCGTCAGCCACTTTTTGTTCGACGATCGCTTTGGTCGTCCGGGCAAGGGCAACGACAAGGGGAAAGTAGAAGGACTGGTAAAATATTCGCGGGCCAATTTTTTGACGCCCGTTCCGCATGCGCCGTCCCTCGAAGCGCTCAACGCCAGGCTCGCGGAGCGCTGCCGTGCTCGCCAGAACGAGCGCGCCGGCCGGCATGAGCAGACGATCGGCGAGAGGCTAGTCGCTGACATGGCCGCCTTTCGAGAACTTCCCGCCACGCCGTTCGAGGCTTGCCACAAGGTCGCGACAAAGGTCTCGTCCCTGTCGCTCGTCCGCTATCGCACGAACGATTATTCGGTTCCCACAAAGTATGGCTTTCGCGACGTGCTGGCGAAAGGCTTCGTCGACGAGGTCGCCATTTTCTGCGACGGCGCCCTGATCGCCCGTCATGCGCGCAGCTACGCCCGCGACGATTTTATTTTTGAGCCGCGTCATTATCTGGCGCTGCTCGAACAAAAGCCCGGCGCGCTCGATCAGGCGGCGCCCTTGCAGGGCTGGACGCTGCCGGAGACGCTCGCGCATCTGCGCCGACTTCTGGAAACGCGCATGGGCAAGCGCGGCAAACGCGAGTTCATTCAGGTGCTGCGGCTGACGGAAGTGTTTCCCGAAGCCGTCGTCATCGGCGCGGCGCTCGACGCCATAAGGCTGGGCGCCATCGGTTTCGACGCAGTCAAACAACTCGTCATCGCAAGAACTGAGAACAGGCCCGCGCATCTCGATCTTTCCGCCTATCCCTACCTGCCGTCACTGAACGTCAAGACGACATCGCCCGCCGATTATCTCGCGCTCGTTTCCAGGGAGGCGGCATGA
- the istB gene encoding IS21-like element helper ATPase IstB, translating into MTTSASADIPAPPRVLLGHHLRQLKLPTILREYEKVAAEAAREGQDHVRYLLRLVELELIDRERRMVERRIRAARFPAVKSFDTFDFAAIPSLNKPLVLELARCEYVVARDNIIALGNSGTGKTHVCLALGLAACQRGLSVAFTTAAGLVHQLMEARDEKRLLRLQAQLSAVKLLIVDELGYVPLSQTGAELLFEVFSQRHERGSTIVTSNLPFDEWTGVFGNQRLTGALLDRLTHHVHILEMNGESYRLKQSRARRRKELQPAPQPLIDPETGEMVPS; encoded by the coding sequence ATGACCACGTCCGCCTCTGCCGATATCCCTGCGCCGCCGCGGGTTTTGCTCGGCCATCATCTGCGGCAGCTCAAATTGCCGACGATCCTGCGGGAATACGAGAAGGTCGCCGCCGAGGCGGCGCGCGAAGGTCAGGATCACGTCCGATACCTTCTACGCCTCGTCGAACTCGAACTCATCGACCGCGAACGACGCATGGTCGAGCGGCGTATCCGCGCCGCGCGCTTCCCGGCGGTGAAAAGCTTCGACACATTCGACTTCGCCGCGATCCCATCGCTCAACAAACCGCTCGTTCTCGAACTCGCCCGTTGCGAATATGTCGTCGCCCGCGACAACATCATCGCTCTCGGCAACAGCGGCACGGGCAAGACGCACGTCTGTCTGGCGCTCGGTCTCGCCGCCTGCCAGCGCGGGCTTTCCGTCGCCTTCACAACGGCGGCGGGGCTCGTTCATCAGCTGATGGAGGCGCGCGACGAAAAGCGCCTGCTCAGGCTTCAGGCGCAGCTTTCCGCCGTCAAGCTGCTCATCGTCGACGAACTCGGCTATGTGCCGCTGTCACAGACTGGCGCGGAACTCCTCTTTGAGGTGTTCAGTCAGCGTCATGAACGTGGCTCGACGATCGTCACATCCAATCTGCCGTTCGACGAATGGACGGGCGTCTTTGGCAATCAGCGTCTCACTGGCGCACTGCTCGATCGCCTCACCCATCACGTCCACATTCTAGAAATGAACGGTGAAAGCTACCGGCTCAAGCAATCCAGGGCGCGGCGTCGCAAAGAACTTCAGCCAGCCCCTCAGCCGCTTATCGATCCAGAAACCGGCGAAATGGTCCCGTCGTAG
- a CDS encoding zinc-dependent alcohol dehydrogenase family protein — translation MGKNVTRWRVGDRVAPIFYQNWIAGPYREAYGPAALGGGDADGVLADLITVPEASLVRIPDELSVEEAATLPCAALTAWQALVVRGRVAAGDTLLVQGTGGVALFGLQIASALGARTIVLSSSDEKRERAEALGAFATVNYRATPDWDVAVRKLTDGLGVSHILELGGPDTFDRSLRALAAGGRIAQIGVFTGFGPRSNLIRLQQINGTIDGVNVGSAEQFEAMNAFLVAHRIKPVIDRSFAFDEAEAAYDELASGRHFGKLVIRF, via the coding sequence ATGGGCAAGAACGTGACGCGCTGGCGCGTCGGAGATCGTGTCGCGCCGATCTTCTACCAGAATTGGATCGCCGGCCCCTACCGCGAAGCCTATGGCCCCGCGGCTCTCGGCGGCGGCGACGCCGATGGCGTGCTTGCGGATCTGATTACCGTTCCCGAAGCCTCGCTGGTGCGCATTCCCGACGAGCTAAGCGTCGAAGAGGCCGCCACCCTGCCGTGCGCCGCCCTGACCGCTTGGCAGGCGCTCGTGGTCCGCGGCCGCGTCGCTGCCGGCGACACGCTTCTGGTCCAGGGAACTGGCGGCGTTGCGCTCTTTGGACTGCAGATTGCGAGCGCCTTGGGGGCGAGGACCATCGTGCTGTCGTCCTCCGACGAGAAGCGCGAGCGCGCTGAGGCGCTCGGCGCCTTCGCGACGGTGAACTACCGCGCCACGCCGGACTGGGATGTCGCGGTGCGCAAGCTGACCGACGGGCTCGGCGTCTCGCACATCCTCGAACTCGGCGGGCCGGACACGTTCGACCGTTCGCTGCGCGCGCTTGCCGCCGGCGGGCGCATCGCCCAGATCGGCGTCTTCACTGGCTTCGGTCCGCGCTCGAACCTCATCCGCCTTCAGCAGATCAACGGAACCATCGACGGCGTCAATGTCGGTTCGGCCGAGCAGTTCGAGGCGATGAACGCCTTCCTCGTCGCGCATCGAATCAAGCCGGTCATCGACAGAAGCTTCGCGTTCGACGAGGCGGAAGCCGCCTACGACGAACTCGCGAGCGGCCGTCACTTCGGCAAGCTCGTCATCCGTTTCTGA
- a CDS encoding AI-2E family transporter, whose protein sequence is MFVLMLAVAMSLAQTLLAPLVSAVVLAFMLGPWVTALRKWGVPPVIFAAAVVVGALLIIHAAIVQGSTIAVDWVGRAPELLASFSEKLRSAFGPAFSLERLQSTFARSGGGPFDAGAVLQSTMNFLTPTIGELIVFLAALFFSLSGRDELRRYLVFVFDDKETRLRTLRLLNNIERDLKSYMAVVAAINLVLALIVTVTAFAVGLPNPLLWGIVAFALEFIPYVGPIAIYVALFLVGFATFGSISHALVVPLILLVADTLEANVVTPSVIGSRLTLNPGLVFLGLVFWTWLWGPVGAILATPLLIAGAVTFSHVFPQHEINLPE, encoded by the coding sequence ATATTTGTGCTGATGCTCGCCGTCGCGATGAGCCTGGCTCAAACCCTGTTGGCGCCGCTCGTTTCGGCAGTCGTGCTCGCTTTCATGCTCGGCCCTTGGGTGACCGCCCTGCGAAAATGGGGCGTGCCGCCCGTCATCTTTGCAGCTGCGGTCGTGGTTGGCGCCTTACTGATTATTCATGCAGCGATTGTTCAGGGCTCGACGATTGCCGTCGACTGGGTTGGCCGCGCGCCCGAACTGTTGGCCTCATTCAGCGAAAAGCTGCGATCCGCGTTCGGCCCGGCGTTTTCGCTGGAGCGGCTGCAAAGCACATTCGCACGAAGCGGGGGCGGCCCCTTCGACGCAGGGGCGGTCCTGCAGTCAACGATGAATTTTCTTACTCCGACCATCGGCGAGTTGATTGTATTTCTCGCGGCCTTGTTCTTCTCCTTGTCCGGACGAGATGAGCTGCGCCGCTACCTCGTCTTCGTCTTCGACGACAAGGAAACGCGCTTGCGCACGCTGCGGCTCCTGAACAACATCGAACGAGATCTCAAGAGCTATATGGCGGTGGTGGCCGCCATCAATCTCGTTCTGGCGCTGATCGTCACCGTGACCGCTTTTGCTGTCGGCCTTCCAAATCCGCTGCTATGGGGCATCGTCGCCTTCGCTCTCGAATTCATCCCTTATGTCGGCCCGATAGCGATCTACGTCGCGTTGTTTCTGGTCGGCTTCGCCACGTTCGGATCAATTTCGCACGCGCTTGTCGTCCCGCTGATTCTCCTCGTCGCAGATACGTTGGAGGCCAATGTCGTGACGCCGAGCGTCATCGGCAGCCGACTGACTCTCAATCCCGGACTTGTCTTCCTGGGTCTCGTGTTCTGGACATGGCTCTGGGGGCCGGTCGGCGCGATTCTCGCGACGCCTCTGCTCATCGCCGGCGCAGTGACCTTCAGCCACGTGTTCCCTCAGCACGAAATTAATCTTCCAGAGTAG
- a CDS encoding phage holin family protein: MMLDPIFQRVDESIANATRGASRLAVVATLALLALGFATAAAHAYAMRTWGEIAGNLVLAGAFLFAALIVYLATKDSVAPETQAPAAELEQNSFSQLPFVDQLFKPDGNLMRSIGSSIGSMAPVAAKAVAERVAPNLHLIIGAAVGLMIASKISEKLDSTKSPEA; this comes from the coding sequence ATGATGCTGGATCCGATATTCCAACGGGTTGACGAGAGTATCGCGAACGCGACGCGAGGCGCGTCGCGTCTCGCCGTCGTCGCGACCCTCGCGCTGCTCGCGCTCGGCTTCGCAACGGCCGCCGCCCACGCCTACGCCATGCGGACGTGGGGAGAGATCGCCGGCAACCTCGTCCTCGCCGGAGCTTTTCTCTTCGCGGCTCTCATCGTTTATCTCGCGACAAAGGACTCCGTCGCGCCGGAAACTCAAGCTCCAGCAGCCGAACTCGAACAGAACAGCTTTTCGCAGCTCCCCTTCGTTGATCAGCTGTTCAAACCGGACGGAAACCTGATGCGCTCGATCGGCTCCTCGATCGGCTCCATGGCGCCGGTCGCGGCGAAAGCAGTGGCCGAGCGCGTGGCGCCCAACCTCCATCTGATCATCGGCGCCGCCGTCGGACTGATGATTGCGTCAAAAATCTCAGAAAAGCTTGACAGTACGAAGTCTCCGGAAGCGTAA
- a CDS encoding Ku protein: MSPRANWKGSLKIAELTCPVALYSATSTSDRIAFHTINRSTGHRVRRTFVDSDTGEPVESGDQVKGYEVGKNEYVVLEPEEVAQATPKSDKTLAIETFVDCSEIDAVYFDKPYYLSPSQRDANELFVLIREGMRKNKVAALAKTVLFRRARTVLISAYGDGLLATTLNFDYEVRSAQQAFDDVPEVKVQGEMLQLAKHIIDTKRGAFDPSTFEDRYEAALAEFVKAKLEGKPIAPARKAREAKVVNLLEALRESAALSERNDKAAAKKRAAQPRKTRTTATRRKAS, from the coding sequence GTGTCCCCGAGAGCGAACTGGAAGGGCTCTCTGAAGATTGCGGAGCTCACCTGTCCGGTGGCGCTCTACTCCGCGACTTCGACGTCTGACAGGATCGCGTTCCACACGATCAACCGATCGACCGGTCACCGCGTGCGGCGGACCTTTGTCGATAGCGACACGGGCGAACCTGTCGAGTCCGGCGATCAAGTCAAAGGCTATGAGGTCGGCAAGAACGAATATGTCGTTCTCGAACCGGAGGAAGTCGCTCAGGCGACGCCAAAAAGCGACAAAACTCTCGCCATCGAAACATTCGTGGATTGTAGCGAAATCGACGCCGTCTATTTCGACAAGCCCTACTATCTATCCCCCTCGCAAAGAGACGCGAACGAACTTTTCGTTCTGATACGCGAGGGCATGCGCAAGAACAAGGTCGCAGCCCTCGCGAAGACAGTGCTCTTCAGGCGCGCGCGCACCGTTCTGATCAGCGCTTATGGCGACGGGCTTCTCGCGACCACGCTGAACTTCGATTATGAAGTGCGCTCGGCGCAGCAAGCGTTCGACGACGTGCCTGAGGTTAAAGTTCAGGGCGAAATGCTTCAGCTCGCCAAGCACATTATTGACACCAAGCGGGGCGCCTTCGATCCATCTACGTTCGAAGACCGCTATGAGGCCGCGCTCGCCGAATTCGTGAAAGCGAAGCTGGAAGGCAAGCCGATCGCCCCGGCGCGCAAGGCGCGCGAAGCCAAGGTCGTCAATCTGCTCGAGGCGCTGCGCGAGAGCGCGGCTCTTTCCGAGCGGAACGACAAAGCTGCGGCCAAGAAGCGAGCGGCCCAGCCTCGCAAGACCAGGACAACCGCGACACGCCGGAAAGCGAGCTGA
- the ligD gene encoding DNA ligase D, producing the protein MSLADYRKKRDFGATREPKGRGARKTGSSFVIQQHAARRLHYDLRLEMDGVLKSWAVTRGPSLVPGEKRLAVHVEDHPLDYRNFEGVIPEGQYGAGEVIVWDKGVWIPEGDPHKGYAKGHLDFELRGEKLGGRWHLVRMARKPREKHDNWLLIKSEDEFARTPKDEDILDEMPRSVDTGRTIGDVAEGKPSRRSKKSAMPKQSTASRLDKTSSLATPQAPAVDIDPSRLRGAKKAPLPSFVAPMQASSGAAPSRKEWIHEIKFDGYRVQARIEAGRVRLLSRSGLDWTKKFGDEIASALRALPLGGALIDGEIVVETSSGASDFSALQADLSAGRTDRFVYWVFDLPYLEGYDLRGATLLERKRLLERLLGAETGDKVRLSLHFEDSGAVVLAHACRLGLEGVVSKLRDSPYRSGRVKSWIKAKCFARQEFVVAGYTPSTVSRRAIGALVLGVYQNGVLCHVGRVGTGFTADMAKELFTKLDPMRIASNPFGARLSADAARHVRYVRPELVAEVEFRGWTGDQNLRHASFRGLREDKDARDVVRESAPYVERATAARAEQSVVRLTHPDRLYWPDQGVTKQGLADYYSDIWRYIAPFIVNRPLALLRCPNGVEGEKFFQKHAWKGIDPNIVLIDDPKGEEEPLLSIKDLNGLIALVQSGALEIHPWGSTAEDWERPDIIIMDLDPGEQVAWEAVIAAAEETRERLQDLGLAAFVKTSGGKGLHVVAPVTPKAKWPEVKAFTKGIADAMTHDSPSKYVATITKSKRRGKILVDYLRNQRGATAVAPYSTRARPGAAVSMPLAWDELSPAIGPDYFTIVKTLARLESLQSDPWGDFRQAAAPIETPNARRKRKA; encoded by the coding sequence ATGTCGCTCGCCGACTACCGTAAGAAGCGCGACTTTGGAGCGACGCGCGAGCCGAAGGGGCGAGGCGCTCGAAAGACCGGCAGCAGCTTCGTCATACAGCAACATGCCGCAAGACGGCTGCACTACGATCTTCGCCTGGAGATGGACGGCGTTTTGAAAAGCTGGGCTGTGACCAGAGGCCCAAGTCTCGTGCCGGGCGAAAAGCGGCTTGCCGTTCACGTCGAGGACCACCCTCTCGACTATCGCAATTTCGAAGGCGTCATTCCGGAAGGCCAATATGGCGCCGGCGAAGTGATCGTGTGGGACAAGGGCGTGTGGATTCCTGAAGGCGATCCGCACAAGGGCTACGCCAAGGGCCACCTCGATTTCGAGTTGCGCGGCGAGAAGCTCGGCGGACGTTGGCATCTCGTGCGCATGGCGCGAAAGCCGCGCGAGAAGCACGACAACTGGCTTCTCATCAAAAGCGAAGACGAATTTGCGCGAACGCCTAAGGATGAAGACATACTCGACGAGATGCCGCGCTCGGTAGACACCGGGCGCACGATCGGCGATGTCGCGGAGGGCAAGCCCTCGCGGCGCTCCAAGAAAAGCGCCATGCCGAAGCAGAGCACCGCGTCGCGCTTGGATAAAACGAGTTCCCTTGCGACGCCGCAAGCGCCTGCGGTCGACATCGACCCATCACGTCTCAGGGGCGCGAAGAAGGCGCCGTTGCCGAGTTTCGTTGCGCCGATGCAGGCCAGTTCCGGCGCCGCGCCATCGCGCAAGGAATGGATTCACGAAATCAAATTCGACGGCTATCGCGTGCAGGCGCGCATTGAGGCGGGACGCGTACGGCTGCTCTCACGCAGTGGCCTCGACTGGACGAAGAAATTTGGCGATGAGATCGCGTCGGCGCTGCGCGCCCTGCCCCTCGGCGGCGCGCTCATCGACGGCGAAATCGTCGTCGAGACCAGTTCCGGCGCGTCGGATTTCTCCGCGCTTCAGGCGGATCTGAGCGCAGGGCGGACTGATCGCTTCGTCTATTGGGTCTTCGATCTTCCTTACCTCGAGGGCTACGATCTGCGCGGCGCGACCTTGCTGGAACGCAAACGGTTGCTGGAAAGACTCTTGGGCGCTGAGACTGGCGACAAGGTTCGCTTAAGTCTTCACTTTGAAGACAGCGGCGCGGTCGTGCTGGCGCACGCCTGTCGGCTCGGCCTCGAAGGCGTGGTGTCGAAGCTGCGGGATTCGCCCTATCGCTCCGGCCGCGTGAAGAGCTGGATAAAGGCCAAATGCTTCGCGCGGCAGGAATTCGTCGTCGCAGGCTATACGCCATCGACGGTGTCGCGCCGGGCGATCGGCGCCCTCGTGCTTGGCGTATACCAGAATGGCGTCCTTTGCCACGTCGGCCGCGTCGGGACGGGATTTACGGCGGATATGGCGAAGGAGCTTTTCACGAAGCTCGATCCCATGCGCATCGCCTCGAATCCCTTTGGCGCGCGACTCAGCGCGGACGCGGCGCGCCATGTGCGCTACGTGCGGCCCGAGCTGGTGGCTGAGGTCGAATTTCGCGGCTGGACGGGCGATCAAAATCTTCGGCACGCGTCCTTTCGCGGTCTGCGCGAAGATAAGGACGCGCGCGACGTCGTTCGCGAAAGTGCGCCGTACGTTGAGCGGGCGACAGCGGCGAGAGCGGAGCAAAGCGTGGTGAGGCTCACCCATCCCGATCGGCTCTATTGGCCGGATCAAGGCGTAACCAAACAGGGCCTGGCGGATTACTACTCCGACATCTGGCGCTATATCGCGCCCTTCATCGTCAATCGCCCGCTGGCGCTGCTGCGCTGCCCAAACGGCGTCGAGGGAGAGAAGTTCTTCCAGAAACACGCCTGGAAAGGCATCGATCCGAACATCGTGCTCATCGACGATCCGAAAGGAGAGGAAGAGCCCTTGCTCAGCATCAAGGACCTCAACGGCCTGATCGCGCTCGTTCAATCCGGCGCCTTGGAGATTCATCCTTGGGGCTCGACGGCGGAGGACTGGGAGCGCCCCGACATCATCATCATGGATCTCGATCCGGGCGAACAGGTCGCGTGGGAGGCCGTCATTGCGGCCGCGGAAGAAACGCGGGAGCGCCTCCAAGACCTTGGGCTCGCCGCCTTCGTGAAAACATCAGGCGGAAAGGGGCTTCATGTGGTGGCGCCCGTGACGCCCAAAGCAAAATGGCCAGAGGTAAAGGCGTTCACCAAAGGCATCGCCGATGCGATGACACATGACAGCCCGAGCAAATATGTTGCAACGATCACGAAATCGAAGCGCCGCGGAAAGATACTCGTCGACTATCTGCGCAATCAGCGCGGCGCCACGGCCGTCGCGCCCTACTCCACGCGCGCCCGTCCCGGCGCCGCCGTGTCGATGCCGCTCGCCTGGGACGAACTGAGTCCGGCGATCGGACCTGACTATTTCACGATCGTGAAAACCCTCGCGCGCCTCGAGTCGCTGCAGAGCGATCCGTGGGGAGACTTTCGTCAAGCGGCGGCGCCGATCGAAACGCCGAACGCGCGGAGAAAGAGAAAAGCCTAG
- a CDS encoding Ku protein — protein MAPRSFWKGYLKLSLVTCPVAMTPATTEGEKVRFHILNRNTGNRVVSQYVDAVSGAPIGEDDAAKGYPRGEDDYVLLEDEELDALSLESTRTIDIETFAPAASVDWIWFDKPHYLVPDDPIGVEAFSVIRDAMKATGTVGLSRLVMYRRERAVMVEPRDRGLVLWTLRFADEVRDPKDYLDKIGAETPNAKALNLISKLIEERKSHWDPAMTRDPVQAQLLDIISGKKKEHTPARGKKQASAAPSNVVNIMDALRKSIDAEKRGAKRR, from the coding sequence ATGGCGCCGCGGTCATTCTGGAAAGGCTATTTGAAGCTTTCGCTTGTGACCTGTCCGGTCGCGATGACGCCGGCCACGACTGAAGGCGAAAAAGTTCGCTTCCACATCCTTAATCGAAACACCGGCAATCGCGTCGTCAGCCAATATGTCGACGCGGTCTCCGGCGCGCCGATCGGCGAAGACGACGCGGCGAAGGGCTATCCGCGCGGCGAAGACGATTACGTGCTGCTTGAAGATGAAGAGCTTGACGCCCTAAGCCTCGAAAGCACGCGAACGATCGATATCGAGACCTTTGCGCCGGCCGCGAGCGTGGACTGGATTTGGTTCGATAAGCCCCACTATCTTGTGCCGGACGATCCGATCGGCGTTGAGGCCTTTTCCGTCATTCGCGACGCGATGAAGGCGACGGGCACAGTCGGCCTGTCGCGGCTCGTGATGTATCGACGCGAGCGCGCCGTGATGGTCGAGCCGCGCGACAGGGGGCTCGTCTTATGGACATTGCGCTTCGCCGACGAGGTGCGCGATCCGAAGGACTACCTCGACAAGATCGGCGCTGAGACGCCGAACGCGAAAGCTCTCAACCTGATTTCCAAATTGATCGAGGAGCGCAAGAGTCACTGGGATCCGGCGATGACCCGTGATCCCGTGCAAGCGCAGTTACTGGACATCATTTCTGGAAAGAAGAAGGAGCACACGCCCGCTCGCGGCAAAAAACAGGCGTCGGCGGCTCCGAGCAATGTCGTCAATATCATGGATGCGCTCCGCAAGAGCATCGATGCGGAAAAGCGCGGCGCCAAACGTCGCTAG
- a CDS encoding NepR family anti-sigma factor, producing MQTTQGRRGAPGRSGAPHQLPFLRIDGELTSGLRDMYATSLIEPMPDKFLDLLVRLSTSVAKQAVRGFAPARS from the coding sequence ATGCAAACGACGCAGGGCCGCCGGGGCGCGCCAGGGCGCAGCGGGGCGCCCCACCAACTCCCTTTCCTTAGAATCGATGGGGAACTGACCTCCGGGCTGCGCGATATGTACGCGACGAGCCTCATAGAACCAATGCCGGACAAGTTTCTCGACTTACTCGTACGACTTTCGACGTCGGTCGCCAAACAGGCTGTGAGGGGTTTTGCTCCCGCGCGCTCCTGA